Proteins encoded together in one bacterium window:
- a CDS encoding CTP synthase — translation PGLNYMTAGSIFQTVINKERNLEYGGRCVEVVPHIPLEALEKIKIAGLKNNAEIVITEIGGTVGEYQNILFLEAIRILKIKNPNDVLLILVSFLPLQNLDSELKTKPTQYAVKTLNSTGLQPDIILARAGTPLDKKRKEKIAFNCSLREQDIISAPDVESIYEVPVNFEKDGLSNRILEKLKLRPRKVNLEEWRRLALTIKKSNRSVNIGIVGKYFSTGKFVLADSYISVIEAIKHAAYYFGRKPVIKWIEAEEFINKPAQLKQLLNYDGIIVPGGFGGRGTEGKIAAIGYCRKNKIPFLGLCYGMQLAVVEFSRSLAGLKKANSTEIDPKTPYPVIDILPEQKKNIKEKKYGATMRLGAYPAALKKESIAFMAYDKRLISERHRHRYEVNPDYIGQLEEKGLIFSGTSPDGRLMEIMELPRSVHPFFLATQFHPEFKSRPLDPHPLFKEFIKIAINKK, via the coding sequence CCGGGCTTGAATTATATGACCGCCGGCAGTATTTTCCAGACCGTCATCAATAAAGAAAGAAATCTGGAATACGGCGGCCGCTGTGTGGAAGTCGTGCCGCATATTCCTTTGGAAGCTTTGGAAAAAATTAAAATTGCCGGCCTTAAAAATAACGCTGAAATTGTCATTACGGAAATCGGCGGCACGGTGGGCGAATATCAGAATATTTTGTTTCTGGAAGCGATAAGAATTCTTAAAATCAAAAATCCTAACGATGTTCTTTTGATTCTGGTCAGTTTTCTGCCGCTTCAGAATTTGGACAGCGAATTAAAAACCAAACCTACCCAATACGCGGTCAAAACCCTTAATTCCACCGGCCTCCAGCCGGATATTATTTTGGCCCGAGCAGGCACGCCTTTGGATAAAAAACGCAAAGAAAAAATCGCCTTTAACTGTAGTTTGCGGGAACAGGATATTATTTCAGCGCCGGACGTGGAAAGTATTTATGAAGTGCCGGTGAATTTCGAGAAAGACGGCTTAAGCAATCGCATTTTAGAAAAGCTGAAATTACGGCCGAGAAAAGTCAATCTGGAAGAATGGCGGCGTTTGGCTCTAACCATTAAAAAAAGCAATCGTTCGGTTAATATCGGCATCGTCGGTAAATATTTTTCCACCGGAAAATTTGTTTTGGCGGATTCTTATATTTCCGTCATTGAAGCCATTAAGCACGCCGCTTATTATTTCGGCCGGAAACCGGTGATAAAATGGATTGAAGCCGAGGAATTCATTAATAAACCGGCCCAACTCAAACAGCTTTTGAATTACGATGGCATTATCGTTCCCGGCGGCTTCGGCGGCAGGGGTACTGAAGGAAAAATTGCAGCCATCGGCTATTGCCGGAAAAATAAAATTCCTTTTTTGGGTTTATGTTATGGGATGCAATTGGCGGTAGTGGAATTCAGCCGTTCTTTGGCAGGGTTGAAAAAAGCCAATTCAACCGAAATTGACCCGAAAACTCCCTATCCCGTGATTGACATTCTGCCGGAGCAGAAAAAAAATATCAAAGAAAAAAAATACGGCGCCACTATGCGCTTAGGCGCTTATCCGGCGGCGCTTAAAAAAGAATCCATCGCTTTTATGGCTTACGACAAGCGTTTGATTTCCGAACGCCACCGGCACCGCTATGAGGTTAATCCTGATTACATCGGACAGTTAGAGGAAAAAGGATTGATTTTTTCAGGAACTTCGCCGGACGGCCGCCTGATGGAAATTATGGAATTGCCGCGAAGCGTTCATCCGTTCTTTTTGGCCACCCAGTTCCATCCGGAATTCAAATCCCGGCCGCTGGACCCCCATCCTCTATTTAAAGAATTTATAAAAATAGCCATTAATAAAAAATAA